Proteins encoded within one genomic window of Phototrophicus methaneseepsis:
- a CDS encoding flippase, with amino-acid sequence MRLLRRLLPDFIAIVLLFALPLCFFYQQTVGGKTLIPTENIYQYEPYATYREEAGAPAIPHNHLLSDLILENYQWKHFIVEQLGEGEIPLWNPHQFAGIPFLAAGQHSALYPLSIIYYILDLPSAYGWFTVVNLWLAGVFMYAFARGLGLRREASILAGIIYQFNGFAIASVLFQMMIGGLPWLPLMLLMSELIIRQHRFMGRPASLPWVVIGAIALGMNILAGHVEITIYTLLITAFYAGVRLLVAGWRREWRPVLKQGVWISIMVLLGFALGAVQFLPLFEFASTNWRAARSDFWQVLDYAHKPRDILQFAIPNFYGSPAHHHIFDVFSLQFTPVSGVNQTHTDWGIKNYVEGALYVGILPLLLSAYALYDRWIGWRLRQRHTGSRDTAAVIMANEPPYRFIFAVLGLFSLLFMFGVPVYAVVYVLPGINQLNSAFRWVFALTICVAMLAAFGMDALMRRAAEKDTPRITVTGIVIMALGLLVMIGLLLSRLLYPQLEPIFEQIRTGMLNADRAFLDARAFYSYEFVNTAVFAVILFLSGVVLWWVGRMRAFKGLHRWTIFTSALVIVDLMIASWGFNPASDPALLDYTPPAVQFLQDQQAEGDIWRFTTLESDARPPILNANLGWMYGLYDIRGYDSIIPGSYVDVMRQIAPQWQLDYNRIAPLFTEYLDSENNAVFDVNDALTSPLLDQLAVRYVLTYADTDITAEGYELAYSDEALRIYENTDAQPYAYLEGDIITPLTLMRDSGREKFLDIQIDQPRTVILSENYADGWRAFIRPQGAGEDAERPLNVAPTDANMQAIMIPDAGNWTLRLVYSPNSFQIGTFGSALGIIVLALMAGVWIWRTYVGTNTENSSATARVARNSIAPIILRLFNRSIDFVLAFVIYRILDQESVGIYNFAVVIFVWFDIFINFGLNLYLIREVAREKLRSGYYFFNTSFMRLSLFVVGIFLLFAFLDIWPRVGAETIPQEGIGALFLLYLGLLPATLSTGMTALFYAYEQAEVPSAIETITAINKAIFGVIVLALGGGIIGLAAVSIVNNFITLGVLMWHGRKLIGEVPSFKPDLPLIRRMTRESWPLLLNHFLATIFFQFDIVILQAVRGAVEVAKYSTSYKWLMAINIIPAMFTQAVFPMLSRQAEENMDAFERTYSFSLKLMIALALPFAVAFTVLAELLTLILAGPSYLPDAAIALQLMIWSIPFGWMNSLTQYALIALNLQRYITVAFFWAVGFNIVTNLLFIPQFGFQAAAITTIFSEAALLVPFGVLMQRGMNRPIPWLGLIWRPIVAAGAMLLVTVSLWPLFNVVALLIGTGVYGVILVALRPLSDAEATMLQNMLPARLTQSRIGRFVLGGAA; translated from the coding sequence ATGCGTTTGCTGCGCCGCCTCCTGCCTGATTTTATCGCCATTGTGCTGCTGTTTGCGCTACCTTTATGCTTCTTCTACCAGCAAACAGTGGGCGGCAAGACGCTGATCCCGACAGAGAACATCTACCAGTACGAGCCTTACGCAACCTACCGAGAAGAAGCTGGCGCGCCCGCCATACCCCATAATCACCTGCTGAGCGACCTCATCTTAGAAAACTACCAATGGAAGCACTTCATCGTTGAGCAGCTTGGCGAGGGTGAAATTCCGCTGTGGAACCCGCATCAATTTGCAGGGATTCCGTTTTTAGCCGCAGGCCAGCACAGCGCCCTGTACCCACTCAGCATCATTTACTACATTCTGGACCTGCCAAGCGCTTATGGCTGGTTCACTGTGGTGAATTTATGGTTGGCCGGGGTATTTATGTATGCCTTCGCAAGGGGGCTTGGTCTGCGCCGAGAAGCCAGTATCCTGGCGGGCATCATCTACCAGTTTAACGGTTTCGCCATTGCCAGCGTGCTCTTCCAGATGATGATCGGCGGCCTGCCCTGGCTGCCGCTGATGCTGCTCATGAGTGAACTCATCATCCGCCAGCATCGCTTTATGGGGCGACCTGCCAGCCTGCCGTGGGTCGTGATTGGTGCTATCGCCCTGGGTATGAATATCCTGGCAGGGCATGTTGAAATCACGATTTATACGTTGTTGATCACCGCCTTTTATGCCGGGGTCCGCCTATTGGTAGCGGGCTGGCGGCGAGAATGGCGACCTGTATTGAAACAGGGCGTGTGGATTAGCATCATGGTCCTGCTCGGCTTTGCGCTGGGTGCGGTGCAGTTCTTACCCTTATTCGAGTTCGCCAGTACCAATTGGCGCGCGGCCCGCAGTGACTTCTGGCAAGTGCTGGATTACGCTCATAAGCCGCGTGACATCCTGCAATTTGCGATACCCAACTTTTACGGCAGCCCGGCACATCATCATATCTTCGATGTATTCAGCCTACAATTTACACCCGTCAGCGGCGTGAACCAGACACACACAGATTGGGGCATTAAGAATTACGTTGAAGGCGCACTGTACGTTGGCATTCTACCCCTGCTGCTGAGCGCCTATGCCCTCTATGACCGCTGGATTGGCTGGCGGCTTCGTCAGCGCCACACAGGCTCTCGTGATACGGCGGCTGTCATCATGGCGAACGAACCACCCTACCGATTTATCTTCGCGGTGCTGGGCCTGTTCAGCTTGCTCTTTATGTTTGGCGTGCCAGTCTATGCGGTTGTGTATGTGCTGCCAGGGATTAACCAGTTGAATAGCGCTTTCAGATGGGTATTCGCGCTGACTATATGCGTCGCTATGCTGGCGGCCTTCGGCATGGATGCCCTGATGCGGCGCGCTGCTGAAAAAGACACGCCGCGCATCACCGTGACGGGCATTGTGATTATGGCCCTGGGGCTTTTGGTGATGATTGGTCTGCTGCTGAGCCGTTTGCTCTATCCGCAGTTGGAGCCTATTTTTGAGCAAATCCGCACGGGTATGCTCAATGCGGACCGAGCTTTCCTGGATGCGCGCGCTTTCTACAGTTACGAATTCGTCAATACGGCTGTTTTCGCGGTGATTCTGTTCTTATCAGGCGTCGTGCTATGGTGGGTTGGCCGGATGCGCGCCTTTAAAGGGTTACACCGCTGGACCATCTTCACAAGCGCATTGGTCATCGTGGATTTGATGATCGCCTCCTGGGGCTTTAACCCGGCCAGTGACCCGGCCCTACTGGATTACACACCCCCTGCTGTACAGTTTTTGCAAGATCAACAAGCAGAAGGCGACATCTGGCGCTTTACAACCCTGGAGAGTGACGCTCGCCCGCCGATTTTGAATGCCAACCTGGGCTGGATGTACGGCCTTTATGACATCCGTGGCTATGACAGCATCATCCCCGGCAGCTATGTCGATGTTATGCGGCAGATCGCGCCTCAGTGGCAGCTCGATTACAATCGCATTGCGCCGCTGTTTACCGAGTATCTCGATAGCGAAAACAATGCAGTCTTTGATGTCAATGATGCCCTGACCTCGCCGCTGCTGGATCAACTGGCTGTGCGCTATGTGCTGACTTATGCCGATACAGACATCACCGCAGAAGGCTACGAACTGGCTTACAGCGATGAAGCGCTCCGTATCTACGAGAACACCGATGCGCAGCCCTACGCCTATTTGGAAGGCGACATCATCACGCCGCTGACGCTCATGCGCGACAGCGGGCGCGAAAAATTCCTTGATATACAAATTGACCAACCGCGCACAGTCATCCTCAGCGAAAATTATGCCGATGGCTGGAGGGCCTTCATCCGGCCCCAGGGCGCGGGCGAAGATGCAGAAAGACCCCTCAACGTCGCACCAACAGACGCCAACATGCAGGCGATTATGATCCCTGATGCCGGCAATTGGACGCTTCGGTTGGTTTACAGTCCTAACAGCTTCCAGATCGGCACATTTGGCAGCGCACTGGGTATCATCGTGCTGGCGCTAATGGCGGGGGTTTGGATCTGGCGCACGTATGTCGGCACCAATACAGAAAACAGCAGCGCGACGGCCAGAGTCGCACGCAACAGCATCGCACCGATTATCCTGCGCCTGTTCAACCGCAGTATCGACTTCGTGCTGGCCTTCGTCATCTACCGCATTCTGGACCAGGAGAGCGTCGGCATTTATAACTTCGCCGTGGTGATCTTCGTCTGGTTCGATATTTTCATCAACTTTGGCCTGAACTTGTACCTCATCCGAGAAGTCGCCCGCGAGAAGCTGCGCAGTGGTTATTACTTCTTCAATACCAGTTTTATGCGGCTGAGCCTGTTTGTGGTGGGCATCTTCCTACTATTCGCCTTTCTGGATATCTGGCCGCGCGTGGGCGCAGAGACGATCCCACAGGAAGGCATTGGCGCGCTGTTCCTGCTGTACCTGGGGCTGTTACCGGCCACACTCAGCACAGGTATGACGGCCCTCTTTTACGCCTATGAACAGGCTGAAGTGCCCTCCGCCATTGAAACCATTACTGCCATCAATAAGGCCATCTTCGGCGTGATTGTCCTGGCACTAGGTGGTGGCATCATCGGGCTGGCAGCAGTCAGCATCGTGAACAACTTCATCACCCTGGGCGTGTTGATGTGGCATGGTCGCAAGCTGATTGGCGAGGTACCCAGCTTTAAGCCCGATCTGCCGCTGATCCGGCGTATGACGCGTGAGAGCTGGCCGCTGCTGCTAAATCACTTCCTGGCGACGATTTTCTTCCAGTTTGATATTGTGATTTTGCAGGCGGTACGCGGTGCGGTGGAAGTGGCTAAATACAGCACCTCTTATAAGTGGTTGATGGCAATCAATATCATTCCAGCGATGTTCACGCAGGCGGTCTTCCCGATGTTGAGCCGGCAGGCAGAAGAGAATATGGATGCCTTCGAGCGGACGTACAGCTTCAGCCTCAAGTTAATGATCGCCCTGGCGCTACCCTTCGCGGTGGCGTTTACGGTGCTAGCGGAACTATTGACGCTTATCCTGGCGGGGCCAAGCTACCTACCAGACGCGGCCATCGCCTTACAACTCATGATCTGGAGCATTCCATTTGGCTGGATGAACAGCCTGACGCAGTACGCCCTCATCGCATTGAATTTACAGCGCTATATTACGGTGGCGTTCTTCTGGGCGGTGGGCTTTAACATCGTGACCAACCTGCTCTTCATCCCGCAGTTCGGTTTCCAGGCAGCCGCTATCACGACAATCTTTTCAGAAGCAGCGCTGCTGGTGCCATTTGGCGTCCTCATGCAGCGCGGCATGAATCGGCCTATTCCCTGGTTGGGCCTGATCTGGCGGCCTATCGTCGCGGCAGGGGCTATGCTGCTCGTGACAGTAAGCTTGTGGCCCCTATTCAACGTGGTAGCGCTGCTCATCGGGACGGGCGTTTATGGGGTGATACTCGTCGCCCTGCGGCCCCTTTCCGACGCGGAAGCCACCATGCTGCAAAATATGCTCCCGGCCCGCCTGACGCAATCCCGCATCGGGCGCTTTGTGCTGGGTGGCGCAGCGTAG
- a CDS encoding carbon-nitrogen hydrolase family protein, with protein MREITVAIVQMKPELGEPEDNLVKMSEMISRIASQQKVDLIVFPELITSGNELGVRFTDIAQRVPGPTVNLIAQRANDFGIYIAFGMVTKEKVESVLYNSAILVGPDGELVEQYNKVHLRGEERMAFREGFKLPVAETEIGSIGLVIGYDLAYPEVTRSLSLEGADMVCVLANWETANIDEWKTYMRARAYENSIFMIGANRVGEDVTLNFGGESLVVGPRGEIFASLEDETDEETGEPMEGFAVARIDLDEVRKNREDFQFIQTRQPTVYRSLVRKY; from the coding sequence ATGCGTGAAATCACGGTTGCCATCGTGCAGATGAAGCCGGAACTGGGTGAGCCAGAAGACAACCTCGTTAAAATGTCCGAGATGATCTCCCGCATTGCGTCACAGCAGAAGGTGGATTTGATCGTCTTCCCGGAACTCATCACCAGCGGCAATGAACTGGGTGTGCGCTTTACGGATATTGCCCAGCGCGTCCCCGGCCCCACAGTGAACCTCATCGCTCAACGTGCGAATGACTTCGGCATTTATATCGCTTTTGGCATGGTGACGAAGGAAAAAGTGGAGAGCGTGCTGTACAACTCCGCCATTCTGGTTGGCCCAGATGGTGAACTTGTGGAGCAGTACAACAAAGTCCATCTACGCGGCGAAGAGCGCATGGCCTTCCGCGAAGGCTTTAAGCTGCCCGTCGCAGAAACAGAAATTGGCAGCATTGGCCTCGTCATTGGCTATGATCTGGCCTACCCGGAAGTCACCCGCAGCCTGTCGCTAGAAGGCGCTGATATGGTGTGCGTGTTGGCAAACTGGGAAACAGCCAATATCGATGAATGGAAGACCTATATGCGCGCCCGCGCTTATGAAAACAGCATCTTCATGATCGGCGCTAACCGGGTCGGCGAAGATGTGACGCTTAACTTCGGCGGGGAAAGCCTCGTCGTCGGCCCCCGTGGCGAAATCTTCGCCAGCCTGGAAGATGAGACCGACGAAGAAACAGGCGAGCCGATGGAAGGCTTCGCTGTCGCCCGCATTGACCTGGATGAAGTCCGCAAGAACCGCGAGGACTTCCAATTCATCCAGACGCGCCAGCCAACCGTTTACCGCAGCCTGGTTCGCAAATACTAA
- the gatC gene encoding Asp-tRNA(Asn)/Glu-tRNA(Gln) amidotransferase subunit GatC, giving the protein MPEKDSATLSYDDVRAIADLARLQLSDEEVTKYAEQISAILHDFQKLQAVDTSHIGATASVLPLKTIMREDVAKPALKPEDAIANAPQAEDNQFKVAPVLGDD; this is encoded by the coding sequence ATGCCTGAAAAAGACAGCGCCACGCTAAGCTATGACGACGTGCGCGCGATTGCAGACCTGGCACGCTTACAGCTCAGTGATGAAGAAGTCACCAAATACGCAGAACAGATCTCCGCGATTCTGCACGACTTCCAGAAGTTGCAGGCGGTTGATACATCCCACATCGGCGCAACGGCCTCTGTACTGCCGCTGAAGACGATCATGCGCGAAGATGTTGCTAAGCCAGCGCTCAAGCCAGAAGACGCCATCGCCAACGCCCCCCAGGCTGAAGACAATCAGTTTAAAGTCGCGCCCGTTTTGGGCGACGATTAA
- a CDS encoding response regulator transcription factor: MPVRRLLLIEDDFDIAELLLTYFAKPDYDVMHADTGQEGIDLARTRFPNLILLDVMLPDMDGYDVCRQLRQTALTKFIPTIFLTQRDERTAKVRGLQLGADDYVTKPFDIEELKLRIEGSIRRATTDSLYEQRTGLPTGQLASEEVKRHESRGADLLRLSLQNFQAYQDVYSFMAAQEVLYHTGKLIQQTLISLGTPNDFVGVVEDDFLVATYGDAQKLEQAIQEQFTAQVQAFYSYADAEAGGITAHAGQSNEQFVPLMSLQTIAATS, from the coding sequence ATGCCAGTACGCCGTCTGCTGCTGATCGAAGACGACTTCGACATTGCGGAACTACTGTTGACTTATTTCGCGAAGCCGGATTATGACGTCATGCACGCCGATACAGGCCAGGAAGGCATTGATCTGGCGCGCACACGGTTCCCGAATTTGATTTTATTGGACGTGATGCTGCCGGATATGGATGGGTACGATGTTTGCCGCCAACTGCGGCAGACAGCCCTCACCAAATTTATCCCCACGATCTTCCTCACACAGCGCGACGAACGCACCGCCAAAGTCCGCGGCTTGCAGCTTGGGGCCGATGATTACGTCACCAAGCCATTTGATATAGAAGAACTCAAACTGCGGATCGAAGGCAGTATTCGCCGTGCGACGACGGATTCGCTTTATGAGCAGCGCACAGGCTTACCCACAGGTCAATTGGCTTCTGAAGAAGTGAAACGCCATGAATCCAGAGGCGCGGACCTGTTACGTCTGAGCCTCCAGAACTTCCAGGCTTACCAGGATGTATACAGCTTTATGGCCGCCCAGGAAGTGCTTTACCATACGGGCAAACTCATCCAGCAGACGTTGATCTCGTTGGGTACGCCGAATGATTTCGTCGGCGTGGTTGAGGATGATTTCCTGGTTGCGACCTATGGCGACGCGCAAAAGCTGGAACAGGCCATTCAAGAGCAGTTCACAGCCCAGGTGCAGGCCTTCTATAGCTACGCAGATGCAGAAGCAGGCGGCATCACCGCCCATGCAGGCCAGAGTAATGAGCAATTTGTGCCGCTGATGTCGCTGCAAACAATCGCCGCCACATCATAA